TAATGCCCTCACGGATTTAGAACACCCCTGTCAGATATTGGCAGATTTACTCACCATTCAAGAAAAATTTGGCAGTTTGGCGGGTTTAACATTAACCTATGTCGGTGATGGGAATAATGTCGCTAATTCCCTGATGTTGGGTTGTGCTTTGGTGGGAATGAATGTCAGAATCGCTTTTCCGTCAGGATATGCCCCAGATGCAGAAATTGTAGAAAAAACTAGGGAAATAGCTAATAAAAAAACTGAAGTTATCTTGACTCACGATCCTGAAGCAGCAGCAAAAGGTGCATCCGTACTTTATACTGACGTTTGGGCAAGCATGGGGCAAGAAACACAAGCCAATAATCGCTTCCCTGTTTTTCAACCTTATCAAATTTCACAACAATTATTAAGTCTTGCAGATCCAGAAGCAATTGTTTTACACTGCTTACCAGCCCATCGCGGTGAAGAAATTACTGAAGAGGTAATTGAAGGTTCACAATCACGGGTTTGGGATCAGGCAGAAAATCGCCTCCACGCTCAAAAAGCTTTACTTGCAAGTATTCTTGGGGCAAAATAACAGTATTGGTAATGGGTAATGGGTAATGGGTAATGGGTAATTAGTGAAATTATTATCTGTTCCCTATTCCCTATTAGTTACTAATTACCATAAATTTTTAATAAAAGCTTGTTAAGGGAAGAATTTTGTAGTACCAATGTTCTAGGGACATTTATTATTTACTTCCCAAAAAAATTATGGAACGTCTCACAGAACCCCAAAAAGAACTATACGAATGGTTGGTAGAATATATCAGGTTGAATCAACATTCTCCATCAATTCGCCAAATGATGGAAGGGATGAATTTGAAATCTCCCGCACCCATTCAAAGTCGGTTAGAACATTTACGCAATAAGGGCTACATTGGCTGGAATGAAGGCAGGGCAAGAACTTTGCGGATAGTTCATCCTGTTAAACAAGGTGTACCAATTTTAGGAACTATTGCCGCTGGTGGTTTAATTGAACCGTTCACTGATGCGGTGGAACATTTAGATTTGGCTAATTTATCATTACCTCCTCAAAGCTATGCTTTACGGGTCGCGGGGGATAGTATGATTGAGGATTTAATAGCAGATGGTGATGTCGTATTTTTGCGCCCTGTAGCCGAACCAAATCAATTAAAAAATGGAACTATCGTCGCGGCAAGGGTGGAAGGACATGGAACAACTTTAAAACGATTTTATCGCCATGATGATCTTGTCACCCTTAAACCTGCAAATCGTAATTATCACCCGATAGAAGTATCAGCAATGCAAGTAGAGGTACAAGGTTCTTTGGTGGGTATTTGGCGTAATTATAACTAAAGGATGTCATTTGGAGACTTCCAAATAAAAAAATGTCCCAAAACTGATGCAAAAATTCTCTCTCTGTGTACTCTGTGCCTCTGTGGTTCGTTTCTTGGGATAATTTATTTCTTGGAAGTCTCTTGTCAGTTTGTAGGGGTAAAATGCAATGCTCATGAGTGTCAACTTAAGCTGCAAATGGCTCATCTGTAAGCTGCCACACCCGCCCAGAAATGAATTTCCGGGCTAATAGCCAAAGTGTACTAAAGTAGACTGATAGCAAAGCGTAACGTAAGCCATAGATTCTTCAAATTATTTAGTCATCTTTAGATGACTTGAGCTATTAGCAAGGAACTTAAGTTCCTTGCGGAACTAAGGTTTTACTTTACTCCTACTAATAATTACCAATTTATGTACCTAACGCAAAATGCAGTACCGAAATTGCCTACTTTTAAGCTCAAGTTACCTTATGCGGGTGAGAAAAAAGGCAGTTATCAAATTAATAAATCATTACCGGGATGTCCAAAAATGCCTTTATCTCTGCAATTGCGGGGATATCAACGCCAAGCTGTGACTAGCTGGTTTGCTAATCATGGTAGGGGGACATTAAAAATGGCTACTGGTAGTGGTAAGACTATTACTGCATTAGCGATCGCTTGCGAATTGTACCAGCAAATTGGTTTACAAGTCTTGTTAGTGGTGTGTCCCTATCGTCATCTTGTCACCCAATGGGGCAGAGAATGTGAGAAATTTAACTTACAGCCGATTTTAGCATTTGATAATTTACGCAGTTGGCAAAGTCAACTTTCTACACAAATCTATAATTTGTCTTCTGGTTCTCAAGATTTCGTGACGGTAATTACCACTAACTCGACTTTAATTGGTGATGGTTTTCAAACACAACTTAAATATTTTCCGCCAAAAACATTGATTATTGGCGATGAAGCCCATAATTTAGGCGCACCAAAACTAGAAGAAAGTTTACCCCGAAAAGTTGGTTTACGTCTAGGTTTATCAGCCACACCAGAAAGATATTTTGATGATGATGGTACAGAATCTTTATTAGATTATTTTGGGAATATTCTTCAACCTGAATTTAGTTTACAGGATGCAATTTCTCAAGGTGCATTAGTTCATTATATCTATAATCCGGTGTTGGTAGAATTGACGGAAACTGAGAGTATCGCTTATTTAAAATTAACCAAAAAAATTGGGCGTTCTCTTCTTTATCGAGATCGAGATATGGGGGAAGCAGGAGATTTTGAAGACAACGAAGATATCAAATCATTATTAATGCAAAGAGCGCGGTTAATTGGCACAGCAGAAAATAAATTAATAGCATTAAAAGAATTAATGTCAACTCGTCGAGAAACCACCCATACACTCTTTTATTGTAGTGATGGTTCTCAAGAAATCGGACAACGTTATTCTCTGCGTCAACTCAAAGCCGTTTCTCAACTTTTGGGAGGAGAATTAGGTTATAAAGTCAGTACCTACACAGCAAATACTTCTTTAGAGGAAAGAGAAACTTTACGCCAGCAATTTGAAAGTGGAGAATTACAGGGTTTAGTCGCAATTCGGTGTTTAGATGAAGGTGTAGATATTCCCGCAATTCAAACCGCAGTCATTTTATCAAGTTCAGGAAATCCCCGCCAATTTATCCAACGTCGGGGACGGGTTTTACGTCCTCACCCTGGCAAAGAACGGGCAACGATTTTTGATATGATTGTTTTACCGCCAGATTTGGATAGAGAAACTATTGAAGTGGAACGAAATTTATTAAAGAAGGAATTACGGCGGTTTGTGGAATTTGCAGATTTAGCTGATAATGCTGGAGAAGCGAGGATGAAGTTATTGGCTTTGCAAAAACGATATGGGTTATTGGATATTTAATGTTATGCGGATTTATCAATAGTTATTGACTTTATGTACCAAAAAAGGTACAATATGGTGTAGCATCAAATCTAATGTATGTATTTGTTGAGTAAAGGTATACAGAATACCTAATTCTAACTTATACATTTAATTAGGTTAGATGTATGACAGATAAAAGAGTTCCGGCTGAATTTTATAGAAACGAGAATGGTACTGAACCAGTCCGTGATTGGTTAAAAAGTTTACTTAAAGAGGAAAGATTTTTGATTGGTGCTGATATCAAAACAGTTGAATTTGGTTGGCCAATTGGAATGCCAACCTGTCGGCCAATGGGTGACGGATTATTTGAAGTGAGAACAAATTTACCACAAAATCAAATTGCTCGTGTATTATTTTGTTTTTATGAAGGTAAAATGATATTGCTGCATGGCTTCATTAAGAAAAGTCAGAAAACTCCAAAAAAGCAATTGGAATTAGCCTTGAAACGTAAACACACATTGGAGGCATAAACTATGATACAGAATGCGTATATTGGTTCTTCTTTTGATGATTTTTTGGAAGAAGATGGAATGTTAGATGAAATCAATTTAATAGCTATTAAAAGAGTGATTGCTTGGCAGATTAAAGAAGCAATGGCTGAGAAAAATCTTACTAAAACAGCAATGGCTGAGAAAATGAAAACAAGTAGATCATCTGTTGATAGACTTTTAGATCCTGATAATTCTTCTATTACTTTAGAGACAATTGATAAAGCTGCTAGAGTTGTTGGTAAGAAAATCCGTTTTGAATTAGTAGATACTGTTTAAAAAATAGTGTTAGGTTAAGCAAAAAAACAACCTCCGGCTTTTTGGATCAAAACATTATTTTATGTTTATTCTTGATCTTCAGGGTATAGGACATAATCTACATCTTCTTTTTGGAATTTATTCGTAAGCAGTAAGCTGATTAATTTTTTTCTGTTAGGTCCCGGATGAATTTTGATAGAGATACGTTGTTCACTTGACATCTTTTGAGTTATCCCTGTTCTGTCAGAGTAGGGATATATAACAATAATCAATAGTTATTGAATTTGTGTACTAGAAAAGGTAAAATATAGTCACTTATTTTACATCAGGGTATTGTATGCAAACTCCATCAAATCTGTTATTTTCCAAGTTCCAACCCCAAGAATTTAATCAACTATGTCAAGAAATTTCTAATGTGTTTGAAACCTCTCCAGCCGAATTAGCAGAACTATACAAAAAAATTCATGATAACTTTCACATTGACGGCTGGCCAAAACAATTCACAGAAAGGAATTTCTTCAAATCTCAGGACGAAAAATTTCATAATGACTACTATCAAAAATCACCTGTGATTGCTGTTGACTTACCTAGTCTCATGGAACTGAAAAACGATTCTGTTAATAAACCAACAATTGCTGTTATTGCTCAAGATCCTTACGGTAAAGACCTTTGTCAAGATGTAATAGTTGGTACACCTTTTGGGCTACATCATAAAGATTCCCGTGAAAAATATCCTCCTGAAACAGTATTTTATTTTGAAATAATTTATAATCTGCTTGAGGAACTGAATTGTAAGGTATATTTAACTGATGCTTACAAGATATGGGTTGGGGATCATACAAAGCAAAAAATAGAGAGAAGACGACTGCGAATAAAAGATCGACAAAGATTTATTCAACTGTTAAAGCGGGAATTGAATATAATTAATCCAGTTGGATTAATTACTTGGGGTAAAGAAGCCAAAGATGCGGTCAATCAAATAAACTTAGGAATTAAACATAAATATTTTCCTCATCCATCAGGTAGTAATGGTGCTGAGTGGAA
The DNA window shown above is from Anabaena sp. WA102 and carries:
- a CDS encoding DNA phosphorothioation system restriction enzyme, with translation MYLTQNAVPKLPTFKLKLPYAGEKKGSYQINKSLPGCPKMPLSLQLRGYQRQAVTSWFANHGRGTLKMATGSGKTITALAIACELYQQIGLQVLLVVCPYRHLVTQWGRECEKFNLQPILAFDNLRSWQSQLSTQIYNLSSGSQDFVTVITTNSTLIGDGFQTQLKYFPPKTLIIGDEAHNLGAPKLEESLPRKVGLRLGLSATPERYFDDDGTESLLDYFGNILQPEFSLQDAISQGALVHYIYNPVLVELTETESIAYLKLTKKIGRSLLYRDRDMGEAGDFEDNEDIKSLLMQRARLIGTAENKLIALKELMSTRRETTHTLFYCSDGSQEIGQRYSLRQLKAVSQLLGGELGYKVSTYTANTSLEERETLRQQFESGELQGLVAIRCLDEGVDIPAIQTAVILSSSGNPRQFIQRRGRVLRPHPGKERATIFDMIVLPPDLDRETIEVERNLLKKELRRFVEFADLADNAGEARMKLLALQKRYGLLDI
- a CDS encoding helix-turn-helix domain-containing protein — encoded protein: MIQNAYIGSSFDDFLEEDGMLDEINLIAIKRVIAWQIKEAMAEKNLTKTAMAEKMKTSRSSVDRLLDPDNSSITLETIDKAARVVGKKIRFELVDTV
- the lexA gene encoding transcriptional repressor LexA — protein: MERLTEPQKELYEWLVEYIRLNQHSPSIRQMMEGMNLKSPAPIQSRLEHLRNKGYIGWNEGRARTLRIVHPVKQGVPILGTIAAGGLIEPFTDAVEHLDLANLSLPPQSYALRVAGDSMIEDLIADGDVVFLRPVAEPNQLKNGTIVAARVEGHGTTLKRFYRHDDLVTLKPANRNYHPIEVSAMQVEVQGSLVGIWRNYN
- a CDS encoding type II toxin-antitoxin system RelE/ParE family toxin; the protein is MTDKRVPAEFYRNENGTEPVRDWLKSLLKEERFLIGADIKTVEFGWPIGMPTCRPMGDGLFEVRTNLPQNQIARVLFCFYEGKMILLHGFIKKSQKTPKKQLELALKRKHTLEA
- the argF gene encoding ornithine carbamoyltransferase, giving the protein MAALIGRDLLSLADLSSEELQELLELATQLKSEKLKLHCNKVLGLLFSKASTRTRVSFTVAMYQLGGQVIDLHPNVTQVSRGEPIQDTARVLDRYLDVLAIRTFAQQELETFAKYAKIPVINALTDLEHPCQILADLLTIQEKFGSLAGLTLTYVGDGNNVANSLMLGCALVGMNVRIAFPSGYAPDAEIVEKTREIANKKTEVILTHDPEAAAKGASVLYTDVWASMGQETQANNRFPVFQPYQISQQLLSLADPEAIVLHCLPAHRGEEITEEVIEGSQSRVWDQAENRLHAQKALLASILGAK